The region CTGGTTGCAGCAGGCAATGGATGAGTCGGTGATCTACCAGAAAAAACTTTGGGCCGAAGCGACCGAACACGCGCTGGAGGAAGTGCAGAAAGCCGGTGTGGAAGTGGTATACCCGGACAAGACGCCGTTTATGGAGCGTGTCGAACCCATGCATGAAGCGTTGCGCGGTGAACCCGTGTACGAGCTTCTGCAGCAGATCAAATCCATGTGAGCGCGGAGACGAGACCCATGAACAGAGTAATGAGAATGATTGATCGCGCCCTCGCCTGGGTGTTGATGGTACTGATGGCGGTGATGGTGATTGACGTCACCTGGCAGGTGGTCACCCGCTTTGTTCTGTCCGAGCCCAGCTCCGTGACTGAGGAGCTGGCTCGCTTTCTGTTGATCTGGATCGGGCTTTTGGGGGCCGCTTACGCTTTTCGCGTACGCGCGCATCTGGGGCTGGATATCATCACTTCCAGCCTGCCTCGCGAGGCTCAGGTAAAAACCGAAATATTGATCAACGTGCTGTGTTTTGCATTCGCCGCGAGCGTGATGGTGGTCGGCGGTTTCAAGCTGATGATGCTGACTCTGGATCTGAATCAGATTTCGCCAGCCCTGCAGATTCCGATGGGGTATATCTACAGCGTTGTCCCCATCAGTGGAATACTGATCTGTCTGTTCGCCATTGATCACATTCGATTGCGCGAAATTCCGGGTGCCAATGAAGACCTGCCCATCGATTAACGCTGCCAGAGAGAACGAATAAGAGAGGCGAACCCCTATGGAACTGTCAATTGTCGTGTTGGTGCTCAGCTTCGCTGTGTTGCTGTTTCTCAACGTCCCCATCGCGATCAGTATCGGCATATCAACCCTGCTGACGATGCTGTTCACCATTGATTTCACGCCCGCCGTCATGACGTTGGCGCAGCGAATGGCGGGAGGTATCAACAGCTTTGCCCTGTTAGCCATTCCCTTCTTTATCCTGTCGGGTATTCTGATGGGGCAGGGAGGCATTGCGCACCGCCTGATTGAGTTTGCCAAGGTGTTTTTCGGGATGCTGCCTGGCGGCCTGGCCTTTGTGAATGTGATCAGCTGTACGCTGTTTGGTGCCATTTCCGGCTCCGCTGTGGCGGCCACGTCGGCTGTGGGTGGTTTCATGGTCCCGGCCATGACCAAAGAGGGCTACGACCGGGGCTTTAGCGGTGCGGTGACGGTGACCGCTTCCACAACCGGTCTTCTGATTCCTCCGAGCAACGTGTTGATCGTTTACTCGCTCGCCAGTGGCGGTGTTTCCATTGCCGCCCTGTTTATTGCCGGTTATATTCCGGGCCTGCTGTTGATGGCCGGCTTGATGGCGGTGTGTGGTATCTGGGCCAAGATGAAAGGGTACCCGGTGGGCGAGCGTATTCCGTTTCGTGATGCGGTACGTAAAACTGTTGATGCGATACCGAGTCTCTTGCTGATCATTATCGTCATCGGCGGTATTGTGGCGGGCTTCTTCACCGCCACCGAGGCCAGCGTGATCGCGGTGCTCTACGCTCTGGCATTATCGGTGTTCATATACCGGGAGGTGAAGATCAACCAGCTTCCGTCCATTCTGGTCAAATCGGTGGAAACCACGGCCATCGTGATGTTATTGATCGGTACATCAACCGCCATGTCCTGGGTGATGTCCTATGAAAATATCCCGCAGACCATCAGCGATGCCCTGATTGCGCTGAGTGACAACCCTTATGTCATTCTACTGACCATCAATCTCATTCTGTTGATTGTCGGCATTTTCATGGACATGACACCGGCGGTCCTGATCTTCACGCCCATCTTCCTCCCGGTAGTCACCGAGCTGGGCATGTCGCCGCTGCACTTCGGTATCATGATTGTCCTGAACCTGTGTATCGGGTTGTGTACCCCGCCGGTGGGGAGTGTGCTCTTTGTGGGCTGCGGTATTGCCAAAACAACCATCGCCAAGATGTTCAAACCGCTGTTGCCCCTGTATGCCGCAATGTTTATTGTCCTGATGCTGGTGACCTATGTGCCGGCGTTCAGTGAAGCCCTGCCGCGCTTGTTCGGGCTGTACGAATAATCTGGAGCAGTAGAATACTATGAAGATTGAGCACTTTGCTTACAATGTGGCTGACCCGGAAGCGGTGGCGGAATGGTATACCGGGAATCTGGGGATGACCGTTGCCCGGAAAATGGACGGCGGGCCCCGGACTCATTTTCTGAAGGACTCCGGTGGCCAGGTCATGATTGAGATCTACAACAATCCGCCGGGCGAAGTGCCACCCTATGCGGATATGAACCCGCTGATTCTGCACCTGGCGTTTGTGTGTGACAATCCGGAAGCGAAGCGGGTGGAACTTGAAAAAGTGGGCGCGACGTTCGTCGAGGAAGTGAAACCTCAGGACGGCTCACATCTGGTGATGATGCGTGACCCGTTCGGGTTCAGCATCCAGTTGTGCAAACGCGGCGTGCCGATGCTGTAAGCAGTGGGGCCTTGCCTGAGTAGTGGAAAAAGGCGGCGCCGGCGCGCGCCGCCTGTTCGGTATCAGCCGTTGATACCAGCTTCAAACAGGGTTTTCTCGATCACACCGCCGCGGTGCTGAATGACGACCCGCGCACAGCGGGTGCCGTTGGCCGCGGCTTCCTCCGCCGAGGCGCCGCCCAGTCGCGCGGCCAGATAGCCGGCGTTGAAAGTGTCTCCCGCGCCGGTCGTGTCGATCACATTGTCGACCTTGGGAACCGGGACTCGCTGCTCTTCGCCATCGACAATCAGTACGGTGTCGTCAGCACCCCGTTTCAACACCAACTCGGACAGTGCTGTGTAGCGTTTCTTGCAGCCTTCAATGGAGTCATCGCCCCACAGAAGCTGCTCATCATCCAGTGTCAGCAGGGCGATGTCGGTGTGCTTGAGCATGGCCAACATGGCATTCTGGGCGTCTTTGGCCGCGTTCCACAGGCGTGGGCGATAGTTGCTGTCGAAGATGACCTTGGCTCCTTTGCCACGAAGTTTGGCGAGCGCATCAAACAGGCTTTGCCGCGCGGTATCGGTCATGATCGCCAGCGTAATGCCGCTCAGATATACGGCATCGAAACCCTGAAGTTGCTGGTACAGCCGCACGCTCTCGTTGGGGTCGGAAAACAGTTCGCGGGCCGGTGCTTCGCGGCGCCAGTAGAAGAATTCACGCTCACCGTCGGGCGTATTGCGAATGATGTACAGGCCGGGTGAGCGACCGGCAACCCGCTCAATCATGTCGGTGCCGACATTTTCGTCATGCATTCGCTGGATGATCTGCTCGCTGTAGGGATCATCCCCCAGGCGGGTGACGTAGTGGGTCTCCAGCCCCAGACGGGACATGTAGACGGAGGTGTTATACGTATCTCCGGCGTAAGAGAGGGCCATGATTTCACGGGTCTCCTCCTGCGCGGTAGGATAGGGCGATAGCTCCACCATAACTTCGCCAATTGCTGCTATACGTGCCATAAAGAGGGTGCCTGTTGGTTGATCGTTGATGTTGTAATGGTTGTGCCGCGCGCTCTGGGCATGAATGCCGGGGCGGCAATTGCAGGGCAGTGAACAGAAAATATACCATCGAGTGGGAGAGATTGCCAATGTGAGTACGATTGACAACGCTGCCATAGAGCAGTGATGCGCCCGACTCACAATTGCCTATCAACCAAAAGAAAGAGTGATGTTATGAAACGTTTAAACAATGAAACTTTGGGGCAGGTGCCCGCTTCCGTTCTTACTCCCGACTATGACCGGTCGGCCCTGAAAGCGGGTATTGTCCATCTGGGTATCGGTGCTTTCCATCGGGCTCATCAGGCGTTCTACACCGAAGCGGTACTGAATCAGCTTGGTGGGGACTGGGGTATCATCGGGTGCAGTCTGCGCTCTGCTTCCGTACGTGAGCAGCTCGCTCCCCAGGACGGTTTGTATACCCTGGTTGAACGCTCCAGCGACAGTGAAAAACTGCAGATCATCGGTGCTGTGAAAGCCGTCATGGTTGGTCCGGAGGACCCAAAGGAGCTGGTTTCGGTGATGGCAGATCCGGCCATCAGAATTGTGTCGATGACAGTGACGGAGAAAGGTTACTGTCACGACCCCGCTACCGGGAATCTCAACCTGAACAATCCGGATATTCAGCACGACCTCAAGAATCTGGACAAGCCGCGGTCCGCTATCGGTTATCTGGTCTCGGCGCTCAAAGCCCGAATGGAAGCCGGGGTTCCCAGCTTTACCGCGCTAAGCTGCGACAACCTGCCCAACAATGGTCAGGTGCTAGAAAAGGCGCTGCATCAGTTCGCTGAACAGGTGTCACCACAGCTGGCGCAGTGGATCCGTAGCAATACCACTTTCCCGTGCACGATGATCGACCGGATTGTACCGGCGACGACCGATGAAGACCGCCAGCACGTAGAGGCGCTTCTGGGGTTGCGCGATGAGGGCACCGTGTTTACCGAGCCGTTCACCCAGTGGGTCATTGAGGACAACTTTGCCAACGGCCGGCCCGCCTGGGAGAAGGTAGGCGCGCAACTGGTCGATGACGTGGAGATCTTCGAGAAGATCAAGCTGCGACTGCTTAATGGTGCCCATTCGACTCTGGCGTATTCCGGTTATCTTGCCGGTTTTGATTATGTCAGTGAAGTGATGGCCGAGCCCGCGTTCGTGAAGATGGTGGAGACCTATCATGCCCGGGAGGCCGGTGAAACAGTCAGTGCGCCGGACGGGTTTGACATTGAGTTCTATAAGGGTCAACTCCGCGATCGGTTTCGTAACAAGTCGCTAAAGCACCGTACCTGGCAGATCGCCATGGACGGTTCCCAGAAGTTGCCCCAGCGTTTGTTGCATACCTTGCGTGATCAACTTCAGGGGGCGGGACATATCGATATCATTACGCTGGGTGTGGCGGCGTGGATTCGCTACGTCTCCGGCGTCGATGAGAAAGGCGAGCCGATAGACGTTTCCGACCCGCTGGCGGATACGCTCCGTGCCGCCTGCGATTCGGCGAAGGGTGACCCGGCCGCCATGGTCAGAGCGGTGGTGTCCATCAAAGAAGTGTTTGGCTCGGATCTCATCAATGAGCCAGCCTTTGTGGCGTCCACGACGCGCTGGCTTACGTCCTTCTACGATAAAGGCGTACTGGCGACAGTGCGTGAGCATTTTGGCTAGATATCTGTCTGGCCGGGCGGATTTAGCCCGGCCTTTTTGCAGAATAACCGTTGAGATAATCACTATGAGATTCGTTTCCTGCGCCTTTGCGTTGCTGGTCGTGGTGTTGGTTGGTGGTTGTGGCGACGCTCGTCGTGATCTACACGCTGTAGTGGACCCGCAACAGCGCGCGTTCGATGATCTTCCGGTGTATGAGACCGTACAGGCGGCGCTGGATGCCGCCCCGGACTCGAGGGAGGCGCCCCATCGTATTCTGATTCGTGCGGGCGAGTACCGGGAAAAGCTTCGAATCGACAAACCGTATATTCACCTTCTGGGTGAGGGCATGGAACAGACCCGGATTCACTACGATGATTTCGCTGGCCGGAGTGACGGAGAGGGGGGAAACCTCGGCACTTTTCGCAGCTATACGGTCAGCGTGACCAGCACCGATGTCCAGTTTCATTCTTTGAGTATCGAGAATCGCTTCGACTTCGTCGCCAACGATGCCTTGCCCAAGGACCACCCGGACCGGGTAAACGGCACTCAGGCGGTTGCGTTGCACCTGGACAAGGGCAGTGACCGAGTGCTGGCACGGGACGTTCAACTGCTCGGTCATCAGGACACACTGTATATGAATGGCGAGCGCGCCTGGTTCGACAAGTCGCGGATCGCCGGTAACGTGGATTTTATCTTTGGTGCGGGAAATGCGTTGTTTACCGATTCGGATATTGTGACGAGGGCCCGCGGCAGACAACATGAGACTCACGGTTATGTGACGGCGCCCTCCACCGACATCCACTCCGAGTTTGGCTTCACCTTCCTCAACTCCCGTCTGATCCGGGAAGCGGGAGTGCCGGATAACTCCACGGCCCTGGGGCGCCCATGGCACCCCACGACCACTTTTGATGACGGTCGTTATGCAGACCCGGACGCGATTGGTAAGGCGGTATTCATAGGCTGCCATATGGAGGCACACATCAAGGAGTCCGGATGGGACAAAATGGGCGGTACGGCTCCGGATGGCGGCAAGATGTGGTTTTACCCGGAAGACTCCCGCTTCTTTGAATACGGCAGCGAAGGCCCCGGCGCGCAACAGCATGAACAGCGGCGTCATCTATCCGAGGCGGAGGTCAAGCGCTACCGGATTGATACGATTTTTGGGGACTGGGCTCCGGAGGAGTAACCGGTGATATAAAAACGGCAGGACATGCCTGCCGTTTTCGTTGGTCGCCGGTAGCGCCCGAGTTACGCGATCGTGATGCGCTTGTCCAGGTACACATCCTGAATGGCATTCAGCAGTTCCACCCCTTCGTTCATCGGTCGCTGAAATGCTTTGCGACCGGAAATCAGTCCCATGCCGCCGGCGCGTTTGTTGATCACCGAGGTGCGCACTGCCTGAGCGAGATCGCCCGCACCGGTGGAGGCGCCGCCGGAATTGATCAGACCGATTCGACCCATGTAGCAGTTCGCCACCTGATAGCGGACCAGATCGATCGGGTGGTCGCTGGACAAGTGACTGTAAACTTTCGGGTGGGTCTTTCCGACTTTCACCGCGTTAAAGCCACCGTTGTTCTCCGCCATTTTCTGCTTGATGATATCCGCCTTGATGGTCACGCCCAGGTGGTTGGCCTGTCCGGTCAGGTCGGCTGCCGTATGGTAGTCAACGCCATCCTGTTTGAAATCACCATTGCGCAAGTAGGTCCAGAGAATGGTCATCATGCCCAGCTCGTGCGCCTGTTCGAAGGCGGCACTGATTTCCTGCAGCTG is a window of Marinimicrobium sp. C6131 DNA encoding:
- a CDS encoding TRAP transporter small permease; its protein translation is MNRVMRMIDRALAWVLMVLMAVMVIDVTWQVVTRFVLSEPSSVTEELARFLLIWIGLLGAAYAFRVRAHLGLDIITSSLPREAQVKTEILINVLCFAFAASVMVVGGFKLMMLTLDLNQISPALQIPMGYIYSVVPISGILICLFAIDHIRLREIPGANEDLPID
- a CDS encoding TRAP transporter large permease; protein product: MELSIVVLVLSFAVLLFLNVPIAISIGISTLLTMLFTIDFTPAVMTLAQRMAGGINSFALLAIPFFILSGILMGQGGIAHRLIEFAKVFFGMLPGGLAFVNVISCTLFGAISGSAVAATSAVGGFMVPAMTKEGYDRGFSGAVTVTASTTGLLIPPSNVLIVYSLASGGVSIAALFIAGYIPGLLLMAGLMAVCGIWAKMKGYPVGERIPFRDAVRKTVDAIPSLLLIIIVIGGIVAGFFTATEASVIAVLYALALSVFIYREVKINQLPSILVKSVETTAIVMLLIGTSTAMSWVMSYENIPQTISDALIALSDNPYVILLTINLILLIVGIFMDMTPAVLIFTPIFLPVVTELGMSPLHFGIMIVLNLCIGLCTPPVGSVLFVGCGIAKTTIAKMFKPLLPLYAAMFIVLMLVTYVPAFSEALPRLFGLYE
- a CDS encoding VOC family protein yields the protein MKIEHFAYNVADPEAVAEWYTGNLGMTVARKMDGGPRTHFLKDSGGQVMIEIYNNPPGEVPPYADMNPLILHLAFVCDNPEAKRVELEKVGATFVEEVKPQDGSHLVMMRDPFGFSIQLCKRGVPML
- a CDS encoding sugar kinase — protein: MARIAAIGEVMVELSPYPTAQEETREIMALSYAGDTYNTSVYMSRLGLETHYVTRLGDDPYSEQIIQRMHDENVGTDMIERVAGRSPGLYIIRNTPDGEREFFYWRREAPARELFSDPNESVRLYQQLQGFDAVYLSGITLAIMTDTARQSLFDALAKLRGKGAKVIFDSNYRPRLWNAAKDAQNAMLAMLKHTDIALLTLDDEQLLWGDDSIEGCKKRYTALSELVLKRGADDTVLIVDGEEQRVPVPKVDNVIDTTGAGDTFNAGYLAARLGGASAEEAAANGTRCARVVIQHRGGVIEKTLFEAGING
- a CDS encoding mannitol dehydrogenase family protein, translating into MKRLNNETLGQVPASVLTPDYDRSALKAGIVHLGIGAFHRAHQAFYTEAVLNQLGGDWGIIGCSLRSASVREQLAPQDGLYTLVERSSDSEKLQIIGAVKAVMVGPEDPKELVSVMADPAIRIVSMTVTEKGYCHDPATGNLNLNNPDIQHDLKNLDKPRSAIGYLVSALKARMEAGVPSFTALSCDNLPNNGQVLEKALHQFAEQVSPQLAQWIRSNTTFPCTMIDRIVPATTDEDRQHVEALLGLRDEGTVFTEPFTQWVIEDNFANGRPAWEKVGAQLVDDVEIFEKIKLRLLNGAHSTLAYSGYLAGFDYVSEVMAEPAFVKMVETYHAREAGETVSAPDGFDIEFYKGQLRDRFRNKSLKHRTWQIAMDGSQKLPQRLLHTLRDQLQGAGHIDIITLGVAAWIRYVSGVDEKGEPIDVSDPLADTLRAACDSAKGDPAAMVRAVVSIKEVFGSDLINEPAFVASTTRWLTSFYDKGVLATVREHFG
- a CDS encoding pectinesterase family protein — protein: MRFVSCAFALLVVVLVGGCGDARRDLHAVVDPQQRAFDDLPVYETVQAALDAAPDSREAPHRILIRAGEYREKLRIDKPYIHLLGEGMEQTRIHYDDFAGRSDGEGGNLGTFRSYTVSVTSTDVQFHSLSIENRFDFVANDALPKDHPDRVNGTQAVALHLDKGSDRVLARDVQLLGHQDTLYMNGERAWFDKSRIAGNVDFIFGAGNALFTDSDIVTRARGRQHETHGYVTAPSTDIHSEFGFTFLNSRLIREAGVPDNSTALGRPWHPTTTFDDGRYADPDAIGKAVFIGCHMEAHIKESGWDKMGGTAPDGGKMWFYPEDSRFFEYGSEGPGAQQHEQRRHLSEAEVKRYRIDTIFGDWAPEE